One segment of Solanum lycopersicum chromosome 1, SLM_r2.1 DNA contains the following:
- the LOC101247968 gene encoding uncharacterized protein isoform X2, which yields MMRKTTRSSIDCAVVDVWKRAVGELSTRNFAHRLGASEDLVLRLDVFRKLEKHRGCVNTVSFNPDGDIVISGSDDRRIILWDWETGKIALSFHSGHHNNVFQAKIMPYTDDRSIVTCAADGQVRQAQILEHGKVETKLLAKHQGRAHKLAIEPASPHIVYTCGEDGLVQHIDLRTDTATELFTCQPLRMRRYMSVLHLNAITIDPRKPYLFAVAGSDEFARIFDIRKYKWDGSTDFGHPVDYFCPPHLVGDENVGITGLAFSDQSELLVSYNEEFIYLFTKDMGLGPDPSPTSPLYNESDEGEMGQDHESDESAIVMEYGANIGPQVYKGHRNSETVKGVNFFGPKCEYVVSGSDCGRIFIWKKRGGDLVRVMEADKHIVNCIESHPHTAMLASSGIENDIKIWTPKATERAILPTNIQKQRPKARGWMHHMASPEDLMLQLLSQQRQRTNLGSIEENSEVGRELLQLILTFNANSDSSSDDGEDTTSGQDSFD from the exons ATGATGAGGAAAACAACCAGAAGTAGCATCGATTGTGCAGTTGTTGATGTTTGGAAACGGGCAGTGGGTGAACTCTCTACCAGAAATTTCGCCCACCGTCTCGGTGCCTCAGAG GATCTTGTGCTCCGGCTTGATGTCTTCCGGAAGCTGGAGAAGCACCGGGGCTGTGTGAATACGGTTAGCTTCAACCCTGATGGTGATATAGTCATATCAGGTTCTGATGACCGAAGGATCATACTCTGGGACTGGGAAACTGGGAAAATTGCACTTTCATTCCATTCAGGTCATCATAACAATGTCTTTCAAGCAAAAATCATGCCATACACTGATGATCGAAGCATTGTTACCTGTGCTGCAGATGGACAG GTGAGACAAGCACAGATTCTAGAACATGGGAAGGTGGAAACAAAGTTGCTAGCCAAACATCAAGGGCGAGCTCACAAATTGGCAATTGAACCTGCAAGCCCCCATATTGTTTACACTTGTGGAGAAGATGGATTAGTTCAACAT ATAGATTTGAGAACAGACACTGCTACAGAGCTTTTTACTTGCCAACCCCTGCGGATGAGGAGATATATGTCTGTACTTCATCTAAATGCGATTACGATAGATCCAAGAAAACCCTATTTGTTTGCTGTTGCTGGATCAGATGAATTTGCCAGAATTTTCGACATTCGCAAATATAAGTGGGATGGATCCACTGATTTTGGCCATCCAGTTGACTATTTCTGTCCCCCACATCTTGTTGGTGATGAGAATGTGGGGATAACAGGTTTGGCTTTCTCTGACCAGAGTGAGCTTCTTGTTTCATATAATGAAGagtttatttatcttttcacaAAGGACATGGGCCTGGGACCTGATCCATCCCCTACATCGCCATTGTACAATGAAAGTGATGAGGGCGAAATGGGCCAAGATCACGAATCTGATGAATCTGCAATTGTCATGGAGTATGGAGCAAACATTGGTCCACAAGTCTACAAGGGGCACAGAAACTCTGAAACAGTTAAGGGCGTGAACTTTTTTGGGCCCAAGTGTGAATATGTTGTGAGTGGATCAGATTGTGGTAGAATTTTCATATGGAAGAAAAGGGGTGGGGATCTTGTTCGTGTTATGGAAGCAGATAAGCATATAGTGAACTGCATTGAGTCCCATCCTCATACCGCGATGCTTGCCAGCAGTGGAATTGagaatgacataaaaatatggACTCCAAAAGCCACTGAAAGAGCTATTTTACCTACAAATATTCAAAAG CAGAGACCTAAAGCAAGGGGTTGGATGCATCACATGGCTTCTCCAGAGGACCTAATGTTGCAATTACTTTCCCAGCAAAGACAGAGAACAAACCTGGGGAGCATTGAAGAAAATTCAGAGGTTGGAAGGGAGCTTCTGCAACTCATTTTGACATTTAATGCAAATAGTGACAGTTCTTCTGATGATGGTGAAGATACTACAAGTGGTCAAGACTCTTTTGACTGA
- the LOC101247968 gene encoding uncharacterized protein isoform X3: MMRKTTRSSIDCAVVDVWKRAVGELSTRNFAHRLGASEDLVLRLDVFRKLEKHRGCVNTVSFNPDGDIVISGSDDRRIILWDWETGKIALSFHSGHHNNVFQAKIMPYTDDRSIVTCAADGQVRQAQILEHGKVETKLLAKHQGRAHKLAIEPASPHIVYTCGEDGLVQHIDLRTDTATELFTCQPLRMRRYMSVLHLNAITIDPRKPYLFAVAGSDEFARIFDIRKYKWDGSTDFGHPVDYFCPPHLVGDENVGITGLAFSDQSELLVSYNEEFIYLFTKDMGLGPDPSPTSPLYNESDEGEMGQDHESDESAIVMEYGANIGPQVYKGHRNSETVKGVNFFGPKCEYVVSGSDCGRIFIWKKRGGDLVRVMEADKHIVNCIESHPHTAMLASSGIENDIKIWTPKATERAILPTNIQKRPKARGWMHHMASPEDLMLQLLSQQRQRTNLGSIEENSEVGRELLQLILTFNANSDSSSDDGEDTTSGQDSFD, encoded by the exons ATGATGAGGAAAACAACCAGAAGTAGCATCGATTGTGCAGTTGTTGATGTTTGGAAACGGGCAGTGGGTGAACTCTCTACCAGAAATTTCGCCCACCGTCTCGGTGCCTCAGAG GATCTTGTGCTCCGGCTTGATGTCTTCCGGAAGCTGGAGAAGCACCGGGGCTGTGTGAATACGGTTAGCTTCAACCCTGATGGTGATATAGTCATATCAGGTTCTGATGACCGAAGGATCATACTCTGGGACTGGGAAACTGGGAAAATTGCACTTTCATTCCATTCAGGTCATCATAACAATGTCTTTCAAGCAAAAATCATGCCATACACTGATGATCGAAGCATTGTTACCTGTGCTGCAGATGGACAG GTGAGACAAGCACAGATTCTAGAACATGGGAAGGTGGAAACAAAGTTGCTAGCCAAACATCAAGGGCGAGCTCACAAATTGGCAATTGAACCTGCAAGCCCCCATATTGTTTACACTTGTGGAGAAGATGGATTAGTTCAACAT ATAGATTTGAGAACAGACACTGCTACAGAGCTTTTTACTTGCCAACCCCTGCGGATGAGGAGATATATGTCTGTACTTCATCTAAATGCGATTACGATAGATCCAAGAAAACCCTATTTGTTTGCTGTTGCTGGATCAGATGAATTTGCCAGAATTTTCGACATTCGCAAATATAAGTGGGATGGATCCACTGATTTTGGCCATCCAGTTGACTATTTCTGTCCCCCACATCTTGTTGGTGATGAGAATGTGGGGATAACAGGTTTGGCTTTCTCTGACCAGAGTGAGCTTCTTGTTTCATATAATGAAGagtttatttatcttttcacaAAGGACATGGGCCTGGGACCTGATCCATCCCCTACATCGCCATTGTACAATGAAAGTGATGAGGGCGAAATGGGCCAAGATCACGAATCTGATGAATCTGCAATTGTCATGGAGTATGGAGCAAACATTGGTCCACAAGTCTACAAGGGGCACAGAAACTCTGAAACAGTTAAGGGCGTGAACTTTTTTGGGCCCAAGTGTGAATATGTTGTGAGTGGATCAGATTGTGGTAGAATTTTCATATGGAAGAAAAGGGGTGGGGATCTTGTTCGTGTTATGGAAGCAGATAAGCATATAGTGAACTGCATTGAGTCCCATCCTCATACCGCGATGCTTGCCAGCAGTGGAATTGagaatgacataaaaatatggACTCCAAAAGCCACTGAAAGAGCTATTTTACCTACAAATATTCAAAAG AGACCTAAAGCAAGGGGTTGGATGCATCACATGGCTTCTCCAGAGGACCTAATGTTGCAATTACTTTCCCAGCAAAGACAGAGAACAAACCTGGGGAGCATTGAAGAAAATTCAGAGGTTGGAAGGGAGCTTCTGCAACTCATTTTGACATTTAATGCAAATAGTGACAGTTCTTCTGATGATGGTGAAGATACTACAAGTGGTCAAGACTCTTTTGACTGA
- the LOC101247968 gene encoding uncharacterized protein isoform X1: MMRKTTRSSIDCAVVDVWKRAVGELSTRNFAHRLGASEDLVLRLDVFRKLEKHRGCVNTVSFNPDGDIVISGSDDRRIILWDWETGKIALSFHSGHHNNVFQAKIMPYTDDRSIVTCAADGQVRQAQILEHGKVETKLLAKHQGRAHKLAIEPASPHIVYTCGEDGLVQHIDLRTDTATELFTCQPLRMRRYMSVLHLNAITIDPRKPYLFAVAGSDEFARIFDIRKYKWDGSTDFGHPVDYFCPPHLVGDENVGITGLAFSDQSELLVSYNEEFIYLFTKDMGLGPDPSPTSPLYNESDEGEMGQDHESDESAIVMEYGANIGPQVYKGHRNSETVKGVNFFGPKCEYVVSGSDCGRIFIWKKRGGDLVRVMEADKHIVNCIESHPHTAMLASSGIENDIKIWTPKATERAILPTNIQKGSTPHPFHLFDYGGAEDNGIYFFDTGSDDEYGGSSDNEDEDDSDMDEDEDVFSDGMDDDDDDNSDDDDDDNDDDDDSFDFLDIPDDGNGVEFFETVGDPDFDDSSDNDQDAPSDSCCDDDDSNENDIDE; this comes from the exons ATGATGAGGAAAACAACCAGAAGTAGCATCGATTGTGCAGTTGTTGATGTTTGGAAACGGGCAGTGGGTGAACTCTCTACCAGAAATTTCGCCCACCGTCTCGGTGCCTCAGAG GATCTTGTGCTCCGGCTTGATGTCTTCCGGAAGCTGGAGAAGCACCGGGGCTGTGTGAATACGGTTAGCTTCAACCCTGATGGTGATATAGTCATATCAGGTTCTGATGACCGAAGGATCATACTCTGGGACTGGGAAACTGGGAAAATTGCACTTTCATTCCATTCAGGTCATCATAACAATGTCTTTCAAGCAAAAATCATGCCATACACTGATGATCGAAGCATTGTTACCTGTGCTGCAGATGGACAG GTGAGACAAGCACAGATTCTAGAACATGGGAAGGTGGAAACAAAGTTGCTAGCCAAACATCAAGGGCGAGCTCACAAATTGGCAATTGAACCTGCAAGCCCCCATATTGTTTACACTTGTGGAGAAGATGGATTAGTTCAACAT ATAGATTTGAGAACAGACACTGCTACAGAGCTTTTTACTTGCCAACCCCTGCGGATGAGGAGATATATGTCTGTACTTCATCTAAATGCGATTACGATAGATCCAAGAAAACCCTATTTGTTTGCTGTTGCTGGATCAGATGAATTTGCCAGAATTTTCGACATTCGCAAATATAAGTGGGATGGATCCACTGATTTTGGCCATCCAGTTGACTATTTCTGTCCCCCACATCTTGTTGGTGATGAGAATGTGGGGATAACAGGTTTGGCTTTCTCTGACCAGAGTGAGCTTCTTGTTTCATATAATGAAGagtttatttatcttttcacaAAGGACATGGGCCTGGGACCTGATCCATCCCCTACATCGCCATTGTACAATGAAAGTGATGAGGGCGAAATGGGCCAAGATCACGAATCTGATGAATCTGCAATTGTCATGGAGTATGGAGCAAACATTGGTCCACAAGTCTACAAGGGGCACAGAAACTCTGAAACAGTTAAGGGCGTGAACTTTTTTGGGCCCAAGTGTGAATATGTTGTGAGTGGATCAGATTGTGGTAGAATTTTCATATGGAAGAAAAGGGGTGGGGATCTTGTTCGTGTTATGGAAGCAGATAAGCATATAGTGAACTGCATTGAGTCCCATCCTCATACCGCGATGCTTGCCAGCAGTGGAATTGagaatgacataaaaatatggACTCCAAAAGCCACTGAAAGAGCTATTTTACCTACAAATATTCAAAAG GGTTCAACACCTCATCCATTTCATTTATTCGATTATGGCGGTGCGGAAGATAATGGCATCTACTTCTTTGATACCGGAAGTGACGATGAGTATGGTGGTAGTAGTGACAATGAGGATGAAGATGATAGTGATAtggatgaagatgaagatgttTTCTCCGATGGTAtggatgatgacgatgatgacaatagtgacgatgatgacgacgacaacgatgatgatgatgatagttttgattttttagatATACCCGATGATGGAAATGGTGTTGAGTTCTTTGAAACTGTTGGGGACCCTGATTTTGACGATTCCTCAGATAATGACCAAGATGCTCCCAGTGATTCATGTTGTGATGATGATGACTCCAATGAAAATGACATTGATGAGTGA